A genomic stretch from Leptospira licerasiae serovar Varillal str. VAR 010 includes:
- a CDS encoding PaaI family thioesterase: MKSTVRENLSFGSSPDNPDGLQLKITFDEDTKTAYGDYTVPEKFQGSPDVIHPGIIATILDEIMAKINEAMNFKTTTGELTIRFLQPAQVNQPLHLRGWFVKKNKKVIENRAEIENEIGKIVARGKGKYIELDS, translated from the coding sequence ATGAAATCAACGGTTCGGGAAAACCTGAGCTTCGGGTCTAGTCCTGACAATCCGGACGGTCTTCAATTAAAGATCACCTTTGATGAGGACACTAAAACCGCTTACGGTGACTACACGGTTCCTGAAAAGTTCCAAGGGTCCCCGGACGTGATCCATCCCGGAATCATCGCAACTATTTTGGACGAAATTATGGCCAAAATCAATGAAGCGATGAATTTTAAAACAACAACTGGCGAGTTGACGATCCGCTTCTTACAGCCTGCACAAGTAAATCAACCTCTGCATTTACGTGGCTGGTTCGTTAAAAAGAACAAAAAAGTGATCGAAAACAGGGCCGAAATAGAGAACGAGATCGGTAAAATTGTAGCCCGCGGTAAGGGCAAGTACATCGAACTCGATTCCTGA
- a CDS encoding peroxiredoxin, whose translation MPQVTSLAPDFKAEAVIGQQIKEIKLSDYKGKWVVLFFWPLDFTFVCPTEIIEYDAKLDEFKKIGAEVLGVSVDSAFTHLAWKNTPRKQGGLGDIKYPLIADITKSIARDYGVLLEGGVALRGTFVIDPAGVIRQSTINDLPVGRNIDEAIRLVKAFQYVEKHGEVCPANWDEGKKTMKADPEKSKEYFSSVN comes from the coding sequence ATGCCTCAAGTTACTTCACTCGCACCGGACTTTAAAGCAGAAGCCGTAATCGGCCAGCAAATCAAGGAAATCAAACTTTCCGACTATAAAGGAAAGTGGGTTGTTCTATTCTTCTGGCCCCTCGACTTCACTTTCGTTTGTCCTACTGAAATCATCGAGTACGATGCAAAACTAGACGAATTCAAAAAAATCGGAGCGGAAGTTCTGGGAGTTTCCGTTGACAGCGCTTTTACTCACCTTGCTTGGAAGAACACTCCTCGTAAACAAGGCGGATTGGGTGATATCAAGTATCCTCTAATTGCTGACATAACCAAGTCGATCGCAAGAGATTACGGAGTTCTTTTAGAAGGCGGAGTCGCTCTAAGAGGAACCTTCGTGATCGATCCTGCCGGAGTGATCCGTCAGTCTACCATCAACGATCTTCCTGTAGGAAGAAACATAGATGAAGCGATCCGTTTGGTGAAAGCTTTCCAATACGTGGAAAAACACGGTGAAGTTTGTCCTGCAAACTGGGACGAAGGAAAGAAAACCATGAAAGCGGATCCGGAAAAGTCCAAAGAATATTTCTCTTCGGTAAACTAA
- the sufB gene encoding Fe-S cluster assembly protein SufB yields MAQALEIISDEDRYYRADNFPKGLTRKVVESISHIKNEPAWLTEFRLEAFKVFESKPMPGWGFFPNFKVDIDEYVHYIGANHKKKKSWDEVDPEVLKSFERLGIPEHERKYLAGIEAMEDSETVYANVKKELTDLGIIFCDIDTAIREYPEIVRKYIGTVVSIGDNKFSALNSAVFSGGSFAYVPKGVKTPMPLQAYFKVSAASSGQYERTLLIAEDGAELEYSEGCSSVQDKGTNFHTAVVELIAHKNSKIFYTTIQNWKKNMYNWTVKRGLCHEAAHITWTDVNIGANTIKYPGIVLQGDNSTGDILSLAFAGSGQIQDTGARIIHVGKNTRSNILAKGVSLDGGINSYRGLVKFTTGSSNAYSHVKCDGLMMDDRSQSHAYPYNDVSGQNGTLNYEATVSRIDEDQLFYLQSRGLSEDDAKLLIINGFCEGVTKHLNVEYSVEMTRLIRMILEDGKVISEHSDSAVS; encoded by the coding sequence ATGGCACAAGCACTTGAGATCATTTCAGACGAAGATAGATATTATCGTGCGGATAATTTTCCCAAAGGACTGACACGCAAAGTGGTGGAGTCCATCTCCCATATTAAGAATGAGCCTGCATGGCTGACTGAATTTCGTCTTGAGGCATTCAAAGTTTTTGAAAGTAAACCTATGCCCGGTTGGGGATTTTTTCCCAACTTCAAAGTGGATATAGACGAGTATGTACATTATATAGGCGCAAATCATAAAAAGAAAAAATCCTGGGACGAAGTTGATCCTGAAGTATTAAAAAGTTTTGAAAGACTTGGCATCCCCGAACACGAAAGAAAATACCTGGCAGGGATCGAAGCCATGGAAGATTCCGAGACTGTTTACGCTAACGTTAAAAAGGAACTTACAGATCTTGGGATTATTTTTTGCGACATTGACACTGCGATACGAGAGTATCCTGAGATCGTTCGCAAATATATCGGAACTGTCGTTTCTATCGGGGACAATAAATTCTCCGCATTGAACTCCGCTGTTTTTTCGGGAGGATCTTTCGCTTATGTTCCGAAAGGTGTCAAAACTCCAATGCCTTTACAGGCTTACTTCAAGGTGAGTGCTGCTTCTTCCGGCCAATACGAAAGGACACTTCTAATCGCAGAAGACGGAGCGGAGTTGGAATATTCGGAAGGATGTTCTTCCGTACAGGACAAAGGAACAAATTTCCATACCGCAGTGGTGGAGCTGATCGCTCATAAGAATTCCAAAATATTCTACACTACGATCCAAAACTGGAAAAAGAATATGTACAACTGGACAGTAAAGCGCGGTCTTTGTCATGAAGCGGCCCATATTACCTGGACGGATGTGAATATAGGTGCGAACACCATCAAGTATCCAGGTATCGTATTACAGGGAGATAATTCTACTGGAGATATTTTATCCTTGGCGTTTGCAGGTTCCGGTCAGATCCAAGATACTGGTGCAAGGATCATTCATGTAGGTAAAAACACCCGCAGTAATATTCTTGCAAAAGGAGTTTCTTTGGACGGCGGGATCAACTCATACAGAGGTCTTGTAAAATTCACGACAGGTTCTTCTAACGCATACAGCCACGTGAAATGTGACGGTCTCATGATGGATGATCGTTCTCAATCCCACGCTTATCCTTATAACGATGTGAGCGGGCAGAATGGAACCTTGAACTATGAAGCGACTGTTTCTCGGATCGACGAGGACCAATTGTTCTATCTTCAATCCAGAGGACTTTCGGAAGATGATGCAAAACTTCTGATCATCAACGGTTTCTGCGAAGGTGTGACTAAACACTTAAATGTGGAATATTCTGTAGAGATGACTCGGCTTATTAGAATGATCTTGGAAGATGGGAAAGTTATTTCCGAACATTCGGATTCGGCTGTTTCCTGA
- a CDS encoding tetratricopeptide repeat protein produces MQRVLGIFLVVGLILAGLQIFFPDGSVSSNESEQTSSTATPEEQEVKTETPNAAFFWITATIGSFLDQLKKESADRNADPESLTDQELKELFQQGLDSYNAAEYENAISQYDRYLAVNPKNSSAFYNRGLSKYYLNRYTEAETDFDTAYSLDDKNLDALYYRGLSRFGLERKEEGLGDLNKAIDSGLIKSYAFAERAIQLGILEKTKESLADAKKAVQLEPEYPRAIFALGFAYYASGKYKESVDSYSKVLRILPDDSISYFNRGLGYAALKRKTESCKDYKKSWDLGYTNAEKQYKDSCK; encoded by the coding sequence ATGCAGAGAGTATTGGGTATTTTTCTTGTGGTCGGTTTGATTCTGGCTGGGCTCCAGATCTTTTTTCCGGATGGGTCAGTTTCTTCTAACGAATCTGAACAAACAAGTTCTACTGCAACGCCAGAAGAACAGGAAGTAAAAACCGAAACTCCAAACGCGGCCTTTTTTTGGATCACAGCCACTATCGGTTCTTTTCTGGACCAATTGAAAAAAGAATCCGCAGATCGTAATGCCGATCCGGAATCTCTTACCGACCAGGAGTTGAAGGAACTTTTTCAACAAGGTTTAGATTCTTATAATGCTGCGGAATACGAAAATGCGATTTCCCAATATGATCGTTATCTCGCAGTGAATCCTAAAAATTCTTCCGCATTCTATAATCGTGGTTTAAGTAAATATTATCTGAATAGATACACCGAGGCCGAAACTGATTTTGATACCGCGTATTCTTTGGATGATAAGAATCTGGACGCGTTATATTATAGAGGTTTAAGTCGTTTCGGTTTGGAAAGAAAGGAAGAAGGTTTAGGAGACCTGAACAAGGCCATCGATTCCGGCCTAATAAAGTCGTATGCATTTGCGGAAAGGGCGATCCAACTAGGTATATTAGAAAAAACGAAAGAATCTTTGGCTGACGCCAAAAAAGCTGTACAATTGGAGCCGGAATATCCGAGAGCGATTTTTGCTTTGGGATTCGCATATTATGCATCTGGCAAATATAAGGAAAGTGTGGATTCTTATTCCAAAGTTTTGAGGATTTTGCCGGACGATTCGATATCATATTTCAATCGTGGATTGGGTTATGCTGCCCTAAAAAGAAAGACTGAGTCTTGTAAGGATTATAAAAAATCCTGGGATCTAGGATACACAAACGCAGAAAAACAATATAAGGATTCTTGCAAGTGA